TCCAGTACATTTGAGTACTGATTGATTGTATACTGAAAATATAAATTATAATTTTTTAGATATCCCGGCTCCTTTTGCAGATTTTTAAAATTTTTACTCCAAAGGACAATAGAATGAACTTTATCCGGCTGCAATTCTACCTCATAGTACTTGTTTTCAAACCGGGGATTTGGAAGGGTTATGCTTCCCTTCTCAAGTGTCTCTAACAGCCAGGTATAATAAAAGGCTGGTATGTCTGTCCTTCTGGAAGCTGATATTACCGTAGTCTGTCTCTTGTTCCTAATGACTTCTTTTGGCATCCCTTCTTCAAATAAACTCAATTGTCCATCTATCACTTGTTATTCCTCTGCCTTTAAGAGAAACAACACACTCTTAAAATCTCCCCAGCCAAAACCTCTGGGCAGTTGAAGTCCAAAATTCATAAGCTGTGTACCTGTCACAGAAGTTTTTCCATTGACGGAGTACGTATATTCTTTAGCAAGTCCGTTTAAAGGAAATCGGTATAATCTATCATTAGCCGTATAATGTACGAGATAGAAAAATACGGCCGCTTCCCTCTTATCCTCTGACACGTACATCCAGCCGGTTATATTTCCTTCAAAAGGACTTAATAATCTGTAAAAATCCCCATACTGAACCAACTGTCTAAGCTCTTTATATAGCGCAATCTGCTCTTTAACCTCCTGCTTTTCTTCGTCTGACAACTTAGTTACATCCAACTCATAACCAAAATTACCTGCCATTGCTACATGCCCTCTAAATTCCAAGGACGTACTTCTTCCGGTCTGATGATTAGGAACGGCAGAGACATGGGCTGTCATGGAGCTTGCAGGATATACCAGGCTGGTTCCATATTGTATTTTTAACCGCTCCACCCCATCCGTGTCGTCACTTGTCCAACCTTGAGGCATATAATACAGTATACCCGGATCAAATCTTCCGCCGCCACCAGAACAGCTTTCAAATAATACCTCAGGGAACTTATTCGTTAATACCTCCATAACACGATAAACCCCAAGGATATAACGGTGAGCTGTCTCTTTCTGCCTGTTTGCCGGAAGTAAAGCTGAACCTATTTCGGACATATTTCGGTTCATATCCCATTTTACATAACTAATATTTGCAGTTGAGAGCACTTCTGAAAGCATGGTTATAATGGCCTCTTGTACATCTTCTCTGGAATAATCAAGAATTGCCTGCTTCCGTCCCAGACTTTTACTTCGGTCTGGCACATGCAGACACCAGTCAGGGTGTGCACGGTATAAATCGCTGTCGGGCGAAACCATCTCCGGTTCAAACCAAAGTCCAAACCCCATACCATACCCGTTAATCTCCTCAGACAGTATCTTTAATCCACCCGGTAATTTTTCCCGATTCACAAACCAATCACCCAGACTGGAATTATCCGTATTCCGCTTACCAAACCAGCCGTCATCCAAAACCAGTAATTCCATTCCAAGCTGCGCTGCTTCTTTTGCTATATCTTTCAATTTCTGTTCTGTAAAATTAAAATACGTGGCTTCCCAGTTATTTATAAGAATTGGTCTTTCTGCATTTTTGTATTTACCACGTGCCAGACGGTTTCTATATAATCGGTGGTAAGTTCTAGACATTTCCCCAAACCCTTTTTTAGAATAAACCATAACAACTTCCGGCGTTTGAAATTCTTCTCCCTCTTCTAACAACCACTCAAAATCAAAGGGATTGATCCCCATAACTACGCGGGCAGTTTTATACTGTTCAACCTCCACTCCTGCCAGAAAGCTGCCACTGTAAACCAAGCTGAATCCATATACCTGTCCGGTATTTTCTGTTGCCTTTTTTTCTGACAGTGCCATAAAGGGATTCTCAGAATGTCCGCTGGCACCTCTACGGCTTTCAATGGATTGGATCCCATTTACCAAAGATCTTTTTACAATATGACGTTCTCTTCCCCAGCTTCCGGATAGAGTCACTAAATCATAGTCAAAATGGTCAAAATCCACTGCCATACTGAGCGCTCTGTGTAATCTTAAATTGGTTTCTCCCAGATTCAAAAATTTCACAGATCGTATAATGGCATCGTATTCCTTAAATACTGTATAGCTTAAAACAACTTTTAAACCGATTAACCTGTCAGACAGTGTAATAAGTAGTGTTTCTGCTTCATCTTTACTCTCGGTATAAACTGCCGGCAGTCCTTGTAACACAGGTTTTCCTTTAACAATTTCATAGGATTCATATGTCAGATCTGTGATTCTTGAACCATTCTCTAGCTGTATCATATAAGCCGGCATACGTAAATCTGTATTCCCATAAGCCGGATACTCTATTGGTCTGGTATCTAATGAAAAACTATCGTCCTCATCAGGATTGGCATGAAAGGAACCCCTCCCAGAGGCCAGCTCCATCTCCTCCACTACCGGAAGTTCAATCTTACTCCCCCAATATATGTGTGATAAGTACTTTTCTTTTAATATCTTCATAATATAGGTTGAATGTTTTGTTTGTAAAATAAAACTGCTTTGCACTTCATCATATATAATTCCCATAAATACTCCTCTCTCCTGTTTCATCAATAAACAATTTAAGGTCTCTATTCCTTTGTCTTTTCTTATTGTATACTAAAATATAACCAATAACAATGTAATTTTCATGCTTAAATTTAGCAATTTGTTGAGTCCTCCAAATTGATTTAATATTATATTCCTTGTGATTCCTTATGATAATTAACCAATTATAGTACCCGGGTGTAAAACCTCTCACAAATAATATATCAACCATTTTACAATGCAAACGACCAAATATACCTGCGTTTTACCAATTGTCATAACCATTAAGTTCTTTTATGTTGTATTCTCCCAGAATAAGTGGTATTATGGTATAGGTTGTTCTTCTAAAGAAAAATACAAATATAATTTAAGGAGAGTAATTTAAAATGGAAGCGCTTCATAGTTTATTAGCTGAAATCGTTGATTTAGCAATCATTGTATTTGAGCTAATGGGTGTTGGTGTGTTAATTATTTCAGGTATCCGGGGTATATATTCTTACTTTACTAGGAATCCCTTAACCCGTCTGAATCTTGCAAAGGGTATGGCCATGGGACTGGAATTTAAACTTGGCAGTGAAATCTTAAGAACTGTTATTGTCAGAGATTTTTCTGAAATTCTAACCGTGGCAGGAATTATTATTTTAAGAGCCACTCTTACATTTTTAATACATTGGGAAATTAAAAATGAAGAAGCGAATCACGACTTACATGAAACAATTCGTGATGATGATGTGGCAGTTGGAAAAAAAGAAGAAAATGTTACAAATCAAAAGGTCATAAAATTAGATAAATTAAGCCTGAAATAATATATGGAGGTGTAAATAGTTGGAAGCCCTACACGAACTTTTAAAGTT
The nucleotide sequence above comes from Anaerocolumna cellulosilytica. Encoded proteins:
- a CDS encoding alpha-galactosidase, yielding MGIIYDEVQSSFILQTKHSTYIMKILKEKYLSHIYWGSKIELPVVEEMELASGRGSFHANPDEDDSFSLDTRPIEYPAYGNTDLRMPAYMIQLENGSRITDLTYESYEIVKGKPVLQGLPAVYTESKDEAETLLITLSDRLIGLKVVLSYTVFKEYDAIIRSVKFLNLGETNLRLHRALSMAVDFDHFDYDLVTLSGSWGRERHIVKRSLVNGIQSIESRRGASGHSENPFMALSEKKATENTGQVYGFSLVYSGSFLAGVEVEQYKTARVVMGINPFDFEWLLEEGEEFQTPEVVMVYSKKGFGEMSRTYHRLYRNRLARGKYKNAERPILINNWEATYFNFTEQKLKDIAKEAAQLGMELLVLDDGWFGKRNTDNSSLGDWFVNREKLPGGLKILSEEINGYGMGFGLWFEPEMVSPDSDLYRAHPDWCLHVPDRSKSLGRKQAILDYSREDVQEAIITMLSEVLSTANISYVKWDMNRNMSEIGSALLPANRQKETAHRYILGVYRVMEVLTNKFPEVLFESCSGGGGRFDPGILYYMPQGWTSDDTDGVERLKIQYGTSLVYPASSMTAHVSAVPNHQTGRSTSLEFRGHVAMAGNFGYELDVTKLSDEEKQEVKEQIALYKELRQLVQYGDFYRLLSPFEGNITGWMYVSEDKREAAVFFYLVHYTANDRLYRFPLNGLAKEYTYSVNGKTSVTGTQLMNFGLQLPRGFGWGDFKSVLFLLKAEE